TAAAACGAAATCCCCAAAGCAAAACCAAGAATAGTCCCCTGATCAAAATATCCAATATTTGAAGCACCCTTATGGTTTCTTTGATTTTCTCCCTTTTAGATTTCCCTAGGGTTTAAGTGAAAAAATATTCTTTGAATTAGCCAATACCTTATTATCTTTACCGTCTTATTTTAAAAAGCCCACGTGGTGAAATTGGTAGACACGCTACCTTGAGGGGGTAGTGTTCGCAAGGACGTGCTAGTTCGAATCTAGTCGTGGGCACAAGGCCGGGTAGAATTACCTGGCTTTTTTATTTATCGAGATTTTAACTTCTTTTCCAGCCAACTTTACATACTATTTCTTAAGTTTGTTTAACGTTTTTTTCAAAAATATGAACAACGTAAAGAAGATTTTTAGTATTAGGGACTTGGAGAACTTATCTGGTATTAAAGCGCATACCATAAGAATCTGGGAGAAAAGATATAATCTGTTGACTCCGGAAAGAACGGACACCAATATACGAACATATAGCCTATCCAGTTTACAGAAGCTTCTGAACATCACCCTTCTGTATGATAATGGATATAAGATATCCAAGATTGCCAAGATTCCAGAATCTGATATCCCAAAGACGGTAAAGGAAGTAGTTTCCCAAAAAAATAGTAGGTCGCAGAATCTTAATGCCTTTAAGCTGGCCATGATGAATTTTGACCAGACCATATTTTTTAACACCTATGAAAAGCTGTTGGGCACAAAAAGTTTTCGGGAAATTTTTAAAGAAGTTTTTATTCCCTTGCTGAATGAAATTGGATTACTTTGGCAAACGGATACTATCAGCCCGGCCCATGAGCACTTCATCACAAGCCTAATTAAACAAAAAATTCTGGTCAATACGGAAAGTCTCCAGAATAAGAGTCCAATCAAACAGGACAAGGTTTTTGTTTCTTTTTTACCTGAAAACGAAATTCATGATATAGGTATCCTCTATCTTAATTATGAAATTTTATTAAAAGGTTATAAGGTTGTCTACTTGGGACAAACCATTCCCATAGAGAATTTAGTCGATTTGATCAAGTACTTTGACAATGTTTACTTTCTATCCTATTTTACCGTAAAGCCGGACAAAACTGAAATCGATACTTACATAGAAGAATTTAAAAAGCTATTGAAGGATTATCCCAATCCCAACATTTGGATTTTGGGAAGGCAAATACAATATTTAGATACCAAAAAACTGCCTAAATTCATAAAAACCTTTACCTCTATAGAAGAAGTAACAAATAACTTATAATTTATGGGCAATAAAATTGTCATCAT
This window of the Maribacter cobaltidurans genome carries:
- a CDS encoding MerR family transcriptional regulator yields the protein MNNVKKIFSIRDLENLSGIKAHTIRIWEKRYNLLTPERTDTNIRTYSLSSLQKLLNITLLYDNGYKISKIAKIPESDIPKTVKEVVSQKNSRSQNLNAFKLAMMNFDQTIFFNTYEKLLGTKSFREIFKEVFIPLLNEIGLLWQTDTISPAHEHFITSLIKQKILVNTESLQNKSPIKQDKVFVSFLPENEIHDIGILYLNYEILLKGYKVVYLGQTIPIENLVDLIKYFDNVYFLSYFTVKPDKTEIDTYIEEFKKLLKDYPNPNIWILGRQIQYLDTKKLPKFIKTFTSIEEVTNNL